One Nocardioides aromaticivorans genomic window carries:
- the fliD gene encoding flagellar filament capping protein FliD, translated as MAGTSSIGGLASGLDTASIINQLMTLEAASQTKLKTQVTTEQGKVTALQKLNTALQALATAGKDMAVPTTGTWSTLKATSSNTGVAVTATSAATPGAFTVTVGQTALTHQVAFTDAHAKTEVVTGATTSVVLKRSGEADLQVDTANGTLEELAGAINAADAGVRATLVRTGSSGGVDQYRLLVESTATGASQDFELTDSTGAALLGGTTVRAGRDASISIGGITATSTSNTFADVVPGVTITLGASATGTADLTVARDADGQSAAAKGFVDQLNAVLTQIGTLTSNTPEARGTLAGDSTLRRVAGALQDTIYPPDGTSMAKYGIQVDRYGKVTFDPKKFAESYAADPVATAAAFTGPTGFAARVQKVAEAASDKYDGTVTAAITTHTSTITRLNASIERWDDRLELRRQTLERQYTALETALSQLNSQSTWLTSQLDSLSASTQ; from the coding sequence ATGGCCGGCACGAGCAGCATCGGCGGACTCGCCAGCGGACTCGACACCGCGAGCATCATCAACCAGCTGATGACGCTCGAGGCTGCGTCGCAGACGAAGTTGAAGACGCAGGTCACCACGGAGCAGGGCAAGGTCACCGCCCTCCAGAAGCTCAACACCGCGCTGCAGGCCCTCGCCACGGCGGGCAAGGACATGGCGGTCCCGACGACCGGCACGTGGTCCACCCTCAAGGCGACCTCGAGCAACACCGGTGTCGCCGTCACCGCGACGTCCGCGGCGACGCCGGGGGCGTTCACGGTCACCGTGGGCCAGACCGCGCTGACCCACCAGGTCGCGTTCACCGATGCCCACGCGAAGACCGAAGTGGTCACCGGCGCGACGACGAGCGTCGTGCTCAAGCGGTCCGGCGAGGCCGACCTCCAGGTCGACACCGCCAACGGCACCCTCGAGGAGCTGGCCGGGGCGATCAACGCCGCCGACGCCGGCGTCCGGGCCACGCTCGTGCGGACCGGGAGCAGTGGCGGGGTCGACCAGTACCGCCTGCTGGTGGAGTCCACCGCCACGGGAGCGAGCCAGGACTTCGAGCTCACCGACAGCACCGGCGCCGCGCTCCTCGGCGGCACCACGGTGCGGGCCGGCCGCGACGCCAGCATCTCGATCGGCGGGATCACGGCCACCTCGACGAGCAACACCTTCGCCGACGTCGTACCGGGGGTGACGATCACGCTCGGCGCGAGCGCCACCGGGACCGCCGACCTGACGGTCGCCCGCGACGCCGACGGCCAGTCGGCCGCGGCCAAGGGCTTCGTCGACCAGCTCAACGCGGTCCTCACCCAGATCGGCACGCTGACCTCCAACACGCCGGAGGCGAGGGGAACCCTCGCCGGCGACAGCACCCTGCGCCGCGTCGCGGGTGCCCTGCAGGACACGATCTACCCGCCGGACGGCACCTCGATGGCCAAGTACGGCATCCAGGTCGACCGCTACGGCAAGGTCACCTTCGACCCGAAGAAGTTCGCCGAGTCGTACGCCGCCGACCCCGTGGCCACCGCCGCCGCGTTCACCGGACCCACCGGCTTCGCCGCCCGGGTCCAGAAGGTCGCCGAGGCCGCCAGCGACAAGTACGACGGCACGGTGACCGCCGCGATCACCACCCACACCTCCACGATCACCCGGCTCAACGCCAGCATCGAGCGGTGGGACGACCGCCTCGAGCTGCGACGCCAGACCCTCGAGCGGCAGTACACCGCCCTCGAGACCGCCCTCTCCCAGCTCAACAGCCAGTCGACATGGCTCACCAGCCAGCTCGACTCCCTGTCCGCATCCACCCAGTGA
- the flgN gene encoding flagellar export chaperone FlgN, whose translation MDRLSQILWRERELLETLAYKLEVERMVLASGKTRWLVNVTREIEEVLEDLRATEVLRATAADEAAEALGLTPNPSLGALSEAAPDPWAGILRDHRDAMVALAREIAETSEDAKGLITAGYRSARETLLALGGTTTASYTPSGDAVLTPAATRLVDRSL comes from the coding sequence ATGGACAGGCTGTCGCAGATCCTGTGGCGTGAGCGCGAGCTGCTCGAGACACTCGCCTACAAGCTCGAGGTCGAGCGGATGGTGCTCGCCTCCGGCAAGACCCGCTGGCTGGTCAACGTCACGCGGGAGATCGAGGAGGTCCTGGAGGACCTCCGCGCCACCGAGGTGCTGCGGGCGACCGCCGCCGACGAGGCCGCCGAGGCCCTCGGGCTGACGCCCAACCCGTCGCTCGGCGCGCTGTCCGAGGCCGCCCCCGACCCGTGGGCCGGCATCCTGCGCGACCACCGCGACGCGATGGTCGCCCTGGCCCGTGAGATCGCCGAGACGTCCGAGGACGCCAAGGGCCTGATCACGGCCGGCTACCGCTCGGCCCGCGAGACCCTGCTCGCCCTGGGGGGTACGACGACCGCGAGCTACACCCCGTCGGGCGACGCCGTGCTGACCCCGGCCGCCACCCGGCTCGTCGACCGGAGCCTGTGA
- a CDS encoding flagellin N-terminal helical domain-containing protein: MGLRINQNIEATNSYRNLSVTQNQLSKSMEKLSSGFRINRAADDAAGLAISEGLRSQVGGLKVAVRNAQDGVSVAQTAEGALTEVHSMLQRMNDLSVQYNNGTQNTESQAALQAEFDALNTEITRIKDNTKFNGVDLFAGAALTFQVGYDNTDTIAISATALADFTAGAAVAAVDITDSNTLQAAITEVSTQRAELGAVQNRFEHTINNVNVAIENLSASESRIRDTDMAQEMMSLTRSQILSQAGTAMLAQANSAPNGVLQLLRG, encoded by the coding sequence ATGGGTCTTCGCATCAACCAGAACATCGAGGCCACGAACTCGTACCGCAACCTGTCGGTCACGCAGAACCAGCTCTCGAAGTCGATGGAGAAGCTGTCGTCGGGCTTCCGGATCAACCGGGCCGCCGACGACGCCGCCGGTCTGGCCATCTCCGAGGGCCTGCGCTCGCAGGTCGGCGGCCTGAAGGTCGCGGTCCGCAACGCCCAGGACGGCGTCTCGGTCGCACAGACCGCCGAAGGTGCGCTCACCGAGGTCCACTCCATGCTGCAGCGCATGAACGACCTCTCCGTGCAGTACAACAACGGCACCCAGAACACCGAGTCGCAGGCGGCCCTGCAGGCGGAGTTCGACGCGCTGAACACGGAGATCACCCGGATCAAGGACAACACCAAGTTCAACGGTGTCGACCTCTTCGCCGGCGCTGCGCTCACCTTCCAGGTCGGCTACGACAACACCGACACCATCGCGATCTCGGCCACCGCGCTGGCCGACTTCACCGCCGGTGCCGCGGTCGCCGCCGTCGACATCACCGACAGCAACACGCTGCAGGCCGCGATCACCGAGGTCTCCACCCAGCGTGCCGAGCTCGGTGCGGTGCAGAACCGGTTCGAGCACACGATCAACAACGTCAACGTCGCGATCGAGAACCTGTCGGCCTCCGAGTCGCGCATCCGCGACACCGACATGGCCCAGGAGATGATGAGCCTCACCCGCTCGCAGATCCTCAGCCAGGCCGGCACGGCCATGCTCGCCCAGGCCAACTCGGCCCCCAACGGCGTGCTCCAGCTGCTCCGCGGCTGA
- the fliS gene encoding flagellar export chaperone FliS, which yields MYATRSVHSAQSAYRENAVATASPARLLVMLVERLVLDGERALAAQQSGDWPAAHQHLLHAQDIVVELESSLDVDRMPAGPQLLSLYQYLRGCLVEANVKRDPAKSEEALGLARQLCDTWREAAMAAAIQ from the coding sequence ATGTACGCCACCCGATCGGTGCACAGCGCGCAGAGCGCCTACCGCGAGAACGCCGTCGCCACGGCCTCCCCGGCACGCCTGCTGGTGATGCTGGTCGAGCGCCTCGTCCTCGACGGCGAGCGCGCGCTCGCCGCCCAGCAGTCCGGCGACTGGCCGGCGGCCCACCAGCACCTCCTGCACGCCCAGGACATCGTCGTCGAGCTCGAGTCGAGCCTCGACGTCGACCGGATGCCGGCGGGGCCGCAGCTGCTCTCGCTCTACCAGTACCTCCGGGGCTGCCTCGTCGAGGCCAACGTGAAGCGCGACCCGGCGAAGTCGGAGGAGGCCCTCGGCCTCGCCCGGCAGCTGTGCGACACCTGGCGCGAGGCCGCGATGGCGGCGGCGATCCAGTGA
- a CDS encoding sigma-70 family RNA polymerase sigma factor encodes MNEYEGTVAAETDELITTHMPLVGHIVRETMGRVPSHVSRDDLTSAGLTALVLAARAFDPERGVPFDRYAATRIRGALLDELRSVDWASRSVRRRARDLAETRSQLANVLGRTPTVAEVAQAAGMTPDEVAANDDDVSRAQVLSLQGSATTPIEELVPTRAPSPEDLVEHAERLTYLREAIEELPERLRIVVQDYFFAERPMADIAAELGVTDSRISQMRAEALTLLRDALNHALEPALLKPAGKAGGVAQRRRESYFAAVAARHADGVRRGVVTPLDAVG; translated from the coding sequence GTGAACGAGTACGAGGGCACCGTCGCCGCCGAGACGGACGAGCTGATCACCACCCACATGCCCCTGGTCGGCCACATCGTCCGCGAGACGATGGGCAGGGTGCCGTCGCACGTGAGTCGCGACGACCTCACCTCGGCCGGGCTGACCGCCCTCGTCCTCGCCGCCCGGGCCTTCGACCCCGAGCGTGGCGTCCCGTTCGACCGGTACGCCGCCACCCGCATCCGCGGCGCGCTGCTCGACGAGCTCCGCTCGGTCGACTGGGCCTCCCGGTCCGTCCGGCGCCGGGCCCGCGACCTCGCCGAGACCCGCAGCCAGCTCGCCAACGTGCTCGGCCGCACGCCGACCGTCGCGGAGGTCGCGCAGGCCGCCGGGATGACGCCCGACGAGGTCGCCGCCAACGACGACGACGTGTCCCGCGCCCAGGTCCTGTCGCTGCAGGGGTCGGCGACGACCCCGATCGAGGAGCTGGTCCCCACCCGTGCCCCGTCCCCGGAGGACCTGGTCGAGCATGCCGAGCGGCTGACCTACCTGCGCGAGGCGATCGAGGAGCTGCCCGAGCGGCTGCGGATCGTCGTCCAGGACTACTTCTTCGCCGAGCGGCCGATGGCCGACATCGCCGCCGAGCTCGGCGTCACCGACTCCCGCATCTCGCAGATGCGCGCCGAGGCGCTCACCCTGCTGCGCGACGCGCTCAACCACGCCCTCGAGCCGGCGCTGCTCAAGCCCGCCGGCAAGGCCGGCGGCGTGGCCCAGCGCCGCCGGGAGTCGTACTTCGCGGCCGTCGCGGCCCGGCACGCCGACGGTGTACGCCGCGGCGTCGTCACGCCGCTCGACGCCGTCGGCTAG